One window of the Trifolium pratense cultivar HEN17-A07 linkage group LG2, ARS_RC_1.1, whole genome shotgun sequence genome contains the following:
- the LOC123906567 gene encoding F-box protein At1g11270-like — MASTNEKVISSYIPDEISYSILSKLPLKSLKRFECVQKSWSLLFENQHFMNMFRNNFLSYNDPSSLILRVFKNRDELFYSFSGARFENKVKLDWSNSCENYIFGSRSINGTFCLHGSVHDSHVVLWTPATQTRKLLPHSVAESFFIPDEADVSFLYHVQGFGYDRVINDYKVIRYVAISVDSYPEDQDQLEDLYCDHLWEIYSLTSNSWRKLHVDNDMPYTVQCYGDTQVYMDGMCHWLCENEQCLVSFYFSNEEFFITPIPSDVDDWFNLAVLNESIALISYHTKTTTLHISILGEFGMKESWTKLFTVGPLPCVESPIIVGTKGEIVFIRKDEELVWLDLNTQMIRELGYKQEPYTRLWVIIYKDGILPIEGSK; from the coding sequence ATGGCTTCTACAAACGAAAAGGTAATAAGCAGCTACATACCTGATGAAATTTCttactcaattctatcaaagtTACCTCTTAAATCTTTGAAGCGATTTGAATGTGTTCAAAAATCATGGTCTCTCTTATTTGAAAATCAACACTTCATGAACATGTTCCGTAACAATTTCTTATCTTATAATGATCCATCATCTCTCATCCTAAGGGTTTTTAAAAACCGTGATGAACTTTTCTATTCTTTTTCTGGTGCGAGGTTTGAGAATAAGGTTAAATTAGATTGGTCAAATTCATGTGAAAACTATATTTTTGGATCTCGTAGTATTAATGGCACATTTTGTCTCCATGGATCTGTGCATGATTCACACGTTGTATTGTGGACACCAGCTACCCAAACACGCAAGCTCCTTCCTCATAGTGTGGCCGAGTCGTTTTTTATCCCAGATGAGGCtgatgtttcttttttatatcaTGTTCAAGGATTTGGTTATGACCGTGTTATAAATGACTATAAGGTCATTCGGTATGTGGCTATTTCTGTAGATTCATACCCTGAGGATCAAGACCAGTTGGAAGACCTTTATTGTGATCACTTATGGGAGATATATAGCCTAACAAGTAACTCGTGGAGGAAACTTCATGTTGACAATGACATGCCATATACAGTGCAATGTTATGGCGACACCCAAGTCTACATGGATGGAATGTGTCATTGGTTGTGTGAAAATGAACAATGTTTGGTATCATTTTACTTTAGCAATGAGGAGTTCTTCATAACACCGATACCCTCAGATGTAGATGATTGGTTCAACTTGGCGGTGTTAAATGAGTCCATTGCATTGATCTCATATCATACAAAAACGACTACTTTGCACATATCaattttgggtgaatttggtATGAAGGAATCATGGACTAAACTCTTTACTGTTGGACCATTGCCTTGCGTTGAGAGTCCTATCATAGTTGGGACAAAAGGAGAAATAGTCTTCATCAGAAAAGATGAAGAACTAGTTTGGCTTGATTTAAATACCCAAATGATTAGGGAGCTTGGTTACAAACAAGAGCCTTATACTAGGCTGTGGGTAATAATATACAAGGATGGCATTCTTCCAATTGAAGGAAGTAAGTAA
- the LOC123906568 gene encoding 2-methylene-furan-3-one reductase-like, whose translation MANTPSIPSHTKAWVYSQYGNIEENLKFDTNVPTPHPKEDQVLIKVVAAALNPVDIKRAIGYFKDIDSPLPTVPGYDVAGVVVSVGNQVKKFKVGDEVYGDINEITLDHPKTVGSLAEYTVAEEKVLAHKPSNLSFVEAASLPLAIITAYQGLERIEFSSGKSILVLGGAGGVGSLVIQLAKHVFEASRIAATASTTKLEFLKKLGADLAIDYTKENYEQLSEKFDVVYDAVGDSERAVKAVKEGGKVVTILPPGTPPAIAFLLTSDGAVLEKLKPYLQSGKVKPILDPKSPFPFSETVEAYSYLNTNRAVGKIVIHPIP comes from the exons ATGGCAAACACACCTAGTATTCCATCTCATACGAAAGCTTGGGTTTATTCTCAATATGGTAAcattgaagaaaatctaaagTTTGATACTAATGTACCTACACCACACCCTAAGGAAGATCAAGTTCTCATCAAGGTTGTGGCTGCTGCTCTTAATCCTGTCGATATTAAGAGGGCTATCGGCTATTTCAAGGACATCGACTCTCCTTTGCCG ACTGTACCAGGATATGATGTTGCTGGAGTGGTGGTTAGTGTGGGAAATCAAGTGAAGAAATTTAAGGTCGGAGATGAAGTTTATGGTGATATCAATGAGATCACTTTAGACCATCCAAAAACTGTTGGTTCTTTGGCTGAGTATACTGTTGCTGAAGAGAAAGTACTTGCTCACAAACCATCTAATTTGAGCTTTGTTGAAGCTGCTAGTCTCCCTTTAGCAATAATTACCGCTTATCAAGGACTTGAAAGAATTGAGTTTTCTTCTGGTAAATCTATACTTGTTCTTGGAGGTGCTGGCGGAGTTGGATCTCTTGTTATTCAG CTAGCCAAGCATGTTTTTGAGGCATCAAGAATTGCAGCTACTGCCAGTACTACAAAACTTGAATTTTTGAAGAAGTTGGGAGCAGATTTGGCAATTGATTATACTAAGGAGAATTATGAACAACTTTCAGAAAAATTTGATGTAGTGTATGATGCAGTAG GTGATAGTGAGAGGGCAGTGAAGGCTGTTAAAGAAGGGGGGAAAGTTGTGACAATACTGCCACCTGGAACACCGCCGGCTATCGCTTTCTTACTGACTTCAGATGGAGCTGTGTTAGAGAAATTGAAACCTTACTTGCAGAGTGGAAAAGTGAAGCCAATATTGGACCCTAAGAGTCCCTTTCCATTTTCTGAGACTGTGGAAGCATATTCATATCTTAATACTAATAGAGCTGTTGGGAAAATAGTTATACATCCTATTCCATGA
- the LOC123906565 gene encoding putative F-box protein At3g16210, with translation MVKKSLAVTNEKVSKYIPEEISFSILSKLPVKSLKRFQCVRKSWSLLFENHYFMNMLRNNFLSYSDPASLMVRVAENKKQVFYHFYGEKYENKVKLDWLNSSEEVDNCSSMFGFGSVNGTLCLKGYVNFGQIVLWNPTTQTIKVLPPSEAELSIPDNAGDYADVCVLSYLHGFGYDHVRNDYKVIRYVDDLEEIMSLGGMTDTKFGNSWEIYSLRSKSWRKLDVDMPNSFLSYGTKAYMDGVCHWVCKTDSTVESCLVSFYLSNETFFITPLPSDIDYGFDVKEPWIKLAVLNGSIALISYYKETTTFHITILGEFGTKELWTKLLIVGPLSCVERPIDGVGRKGEIFFIRKDNELVWLDLSTQMIAELGYKVMNPHIRILTYKDGILPI, from the exons ATGGTGAAGAAATCACTGGCTGTGACAAACGAAAAGGTGAGCAAGTATATACCCGAAGAAATTTCCTTCTCAATTCTATCAAAGTTGCCCGTTAAATCTTTGAAGCGATTTCAATGTGTTCGAAAATCATGGTCtcttttatttgaaaatcattACTTCATGAACATGCTCCGTAATAATTTCTTATCTTATTCCGACCCAGCATCTCTCATGGTAAGGGTTgctgaaaacaaaaaacaagttTTCTATCACTTTTATGGTGAAAAGTACGAGAATAAGGTTAAATTAGATTGGTTAAATTCATCTGAAGAAGTCGATAATTGTAGTTCTATGTTTGGTTTTGGGAGTGTTAATGGCACACTTTGTCTCAAGGGATATGTTAATTTTGGCCAAATTGTATTGTGGAACCCAACTACCCAAACAATCAAGGTCCTTCCTCCCAGTGAGGCTGAATTGTCTATCCCTGATAATGCTGGAGATTATGCTGATGTTTGTGTTTTGTCTTATCTTCATGGATTTGGTTATGACCATGTTAGAAATGACTATAAGGTCATTCGGTATGTGGAT GACCTCGAAGAAATTATGTCTTTAGGCGGGATGACAGACACAAAGTTTGGTAACTCATGGGAGATATATAGCCTAAGAAGTAAATCGTGGAGGAAACTTGATGTGGACATGCCGAATTCATTTCTATCTTACGGCACCAAAGCCTACATGGATGGAGTGTGTCATTGGGTGTGTAAAACTGATAGCACGGTTGAATCATGTTTGGTATCATTTTACTTGAGCAATGAGACGTTCTTCATAACACCCTTACCCTCAGACATAGATTATGGTTTTGATGTTAAAGAACCATGGATAAAATTAGCGGTGTTAAATGGGTCCATTGCATTGATCTCATATTATAAAGAGACGACTACTTTTCACATAACaattttgggtgaatttggtACAAAGGAATTGTGGACTAAACTCTTAATTGTTGGACCATTGTCTTGTGTTGAGCGTCCTATTGATGGAGTGGGGAGAAAGGGAGAAATATTCTTCATAAGAAAAGATAATGAACTAGTTTGGCTTGATTTAAGTACCCAAATGATTGCGGAGCTTGGTTACAAAGTAATGAATCCTCACATTAGGATACTAACATACAAGGATGGCATTCTTCCAATTTAA
- the LOC123906566 gene encoding F-box/kelch-repeat protein At3g06240-like, with product MEKKSMADLNEKVRNYIPDEITYSILSKLSLKSLKRFECVQKSWSLLFENHFFMNMFRNNFLSNNNDPSSFIFSDFLNYNEEAFISFSGERFENKVKLDWSSSSQNRFHTTRILGSGSVNGILCLYGGNDDIVLWNPVTQTIKPLPDSEALLGIDLSIPDEALGIVHCSVDTYAHGFGYDPVTNDYKVIRFVNVYLESIAQSDDDFEEEIITLDWLSYAGFDPLNFIGFPFWEIYSLRSNSWRKLHVDMPFSLFYSNDTQVYMDGVCHWLCEANYINVVPCLVSFYFSDEEYFETSIPSDLDDCFVDKLTWLKLAVLNGSITLISYHKKTTTFHISILGEFGLEESWTKLLIVGPLSCVERPIGVGMKGEIVFTRKDRKLVWLDLSTQMIAELGYNEARIYSSSSRIITYKESILPIEGISN from the coding sequence ATGGAGAAGAAATCAATGGCTGATCTAAACGAAAAGGTGAGAAATTACATACCTGATGAAATAACttactcaattctatcaaagtTGTCTCTTAAGTCATTGAAACGATTTGAATGTGTTCAAAAATCATGGTCTCTcttatttgaaaatcatttcTTCATGAACATGTTCCGTAACAATTTCTTATCTAATAATAATGACCCATCATCTTTCATCTTTAGTGATTTTTTAAACTATAATGAAGAagcttttatttctttttctggTGAGAGGTTTGAGAATAAGGTTAAATTAGATTGGTCAAGTTCATCTCAAAACCGTTTTCATACTACTCGTATTCTTGGTTCTGGGAGTGTTAATGGCATACTTTGTCTCTATGGGGGTAATGACGACATTGTATTGTGGAACCCAGTCACCCAAACAATAAAGCCCCTTCCTGACAGTGAGGCACTGCTGGGTATTGATTTGTCTATCCCAGATGAGGCTTTGGGTATTGTTCATTGTTCTGTTGATACTTATGCTCACGGATTTGGTTATGACCCTGTTACAAATGACTATAAGGTCATTCGGTTTGTAAATGTTTATTTAGAATCAATAGCCCAATCCGATGACGACTTCGAAGAAGAAATTATAACTTTGGACTGGTTGAGTTACGCAGGTTTTGACCCCTTGAATTTCATTGGTTTCCCCTTTTGGGAGATATATAGTCTAAGAAGTAACTCCTGGAGGAAACTTCATGTTGACATGCCGTTTTCATTGTTTTATAGTAACGACACCCAAGTCTACATGGATGGAGTATGTCATTGGTTGTGTGAAGCAAATTATATTAACGTTGTACCCTGTTTGGTATCGTTTTACTTTAGCGATGAGGAGTACTTTGAAACATCGATACCCTCAGACCTAGATGATTGTTTTGTTGATAAATTAACATGGTTAAAATTGGCGGTGTTAAATGGATCCATTACATTGATCTCGTATCATAAAAAGACAACTACTTTTCACATATCAATTTTGGGTGAATTCGGTTTGGAGGAATCGTGGACTAAACTCTTAATTGTTGGACCATTGTCTTGTGTGGAGCGTCCTATCGGAGTGGGGATGAAAGGAGAAATAGTCTTCACAAGAAAAGATAGAAAACTAGTCTGGCTTGATTTAAGTACCCAAATGATTGCAGAGCTAGGTTACAATGAAGCACGGATTTATTCTAGTTCTAGTCGGATAATAACATACAAGGAAAGCATTCTTCCAATTGAAGGAATAAGTAATTGA